A stretch of the Archangium violaceum genome encodes the following:
- a CDS encoding sensor histidine kinase: protein MSRRQLTLLLLEDSPEDRHVFRTYLEQVEEYSFRFLEEENAEQALEVCKREPVDCILLDYELPGANGLEFLRRLEIDEGLLRPPVVMVTGRGSERIAVKALRGGASDYLVKAEVTPENLYRAVRNAVEKEDIRKRLTEQRLRTGLAESRLQLALEVLEHGDALIVLDKDGRVVLVNSNQERISRKPRDETLMRRVCDLWPLLADPKTKFWSEYQRAMRERVPVHFEEFYAPMDLWVDVSVYPTKEGGLAAFFRDISERKRKEEDARAEERRRSEFEQQLIGIVSHDLRNPITAISLGISLLLRREGLDERILKTLVRIHSSAERAIRMVRDLLDFTQARLGGGIVLHREQMDLHTLLHHVVEEVHMSYPEREVRVEVSGSGVGTWDSDRVAQVITNLVTNALKYSPGETPVTVRTRGEANSVVMEVHNLGEPIPPQLQAHLFEPMRRGGENSDRTSRSIGLGLFIVDHIIRAHGGTIDVRSNALDGTTFCVRLPRSPASA from the coding sequence ATGAGCCGCCGACAATTGACGCTGCTCCTGCTGGAGGACAGCCCGGAGGATCGGCACGTCTTCAGGACCTACCTGGAGCAGGTGGAGGAGTACTCCTTCCGCTTCCTCGAGGAGGAGAACGCGGAGCAGGCGCTCGAGGTGTGCAAGCGCGAGCCCGTGGACTGCATCCTCCTGGACTACGAGCTCCCGGGCGCCAACGGGCTGGAGTTCCTCCGGAGGCTGGAGATCGACGAGGGCCTCCTGCGTCCGCCCGTGGTGATGGTGACCGGGCGGGGGAGCGAGCGCATCGCCGTCAAGGCGCTCAGGGGGGGAGCGTCCGACTACCTGGTGAAGGCGGAGGTGACTCCCGAGAACCTCTACCGCGCCGTGCGCAACGCGGTGGAGAAGGAGGACATCCGCAAGCGCCTCACCGAGCAGCGGCTGCGGACGGGGCTCGCGGAGTCCCGGCTCCAGCTCGCCCTCGAGGTCCTGGAGCACGGGGACGCGTTGATCGTCCTCGACAAGGACGGTCGCGTCGTCCTCGTCAACAGCAACCAGGAGCGCATCTCGCGCAAGCCGCGTGACGAGACCCTGATGCGCAGGGTGTGCGATCTCTGGCCACTGCTCGCCGACCCGAAGACGAAGTTCTGGTCCGAGTACCAGCGGGCCATGCGCGAGCGGGTGCCCGTGCACTTCGAGGAGTTCTACGCGCCCATGGACCTGTGGGTGGACGTCAGCGTCTACCCCACGAAGGAGGGGGGACTCGCGGCCTTCTTCCGGGACATCAGCGAGCGCAAGCGCAAGGAAGAGGACGCCCGGGCCGAGGAGCGGCGGCGCTCGGAGTTCGAGCAGCAGCTCATCGGTATCGTCAGCCACGATCTGCGCAACCCCATCACCGCCATCTCCCTGGGGATTTCGCTCCTGCTGCGCCGCGAGGGCCTGGACGAGCGCATCCTCAAGACGCTCGTGCGCATCCATTCCTCGGCCGAGCGCGCCATCCGGATGGTGAGGGATCTCCTCGACTTCACGCAGGCCCGGCTGGGCGGGGGCATCGTCCTGCACCGGGAGCAGATGGACCTGCACACCCTCCTCCACCACGTGGTGGAGGAGGTCCACATGTCCTATCCCGAGCGCGAGGTGCGGGTCGAGGTGAGCGGCAGTGGCGTGGGAACGTGGGACTCGGACCGGGTGGCGCAGGTCATCACCAACCTGGTCACCAACGCGTTGAAGTACAGCCCGGGGGAGACGCCGGTCACGGTGCGCACGCGCGGAGAAGCCAACAGCGTGGTGATGGAGGTCCACAACCTGGGCGAGCCCATCCCGCCCCAACTCCAGGCCCACCTCTTCGAGCCCATGCGACGCGGGGGTGAGAATTCCGACAGGACGAGCCGCAGCATCGGGCTCGGCCTCTTCATCGTGGACCACATCATCCGTGCCCATGGTGGCACCATCGACGTGCGGTCCAACGCGCTCGATGGCACCACCTTCTGCGTGCGGCTGCCCCGGAGCCCGGCCTCGGCCTGA
- a CDS encoding response regulator: MNRELPILVVEDNDEDFDMLQMTFQGVGIPNPLYRCAEGEEALAFLHRTGRYAGPEPAPRPGLILLDLNLAGLDGRQVLEHVKNDPLLKSIPVIVFSTSDNPKDVQSVYANGASGYLLKPVDLTRFERMIQLFKDFWLDHIVMPEGDGRESSRR; encoded by the coding sequence ATGAACCGCGAGCTGCCCATCCTCGTGGTGGAGGACAACGACGAGGACTTCGACATGCTCCAGATGACCTTCCAGGGCGTGGGCATCCCCAATCCGCTCTACCGCTGTGCCGAGGGCGAGGAGGCGCTCGCGTTCCTCCACCGGACCGGCCGCTACGCGGGCCCGGAGCCGGCGCCCCGCCCGGGCCTCATCCTGCTGGACCTGAACCTCGCTGGCCTGGATGGCAGGCAGGTACTCGAGCATGTCAAGAATGACCCTCTTCTCAAGAGCATCCCCGTCATCGTGTTCTCCACTTCGGACAACCCGAAGGACGTTCAGAGTGTCTACGCGAATGGCGCGAGTGGTTACCTTCTCAAACCCGTGGATCTGACCCGGTTCGAGCGAATGATTCAGCTCTTCAAGGACTTCTGGCTGGACCACATCGTGATGCCGGAAGGTGACGGCCGGGAGAGCTCTCGCAGATGA